The following coding sequences are from one Hymenobacter sp. DG25A window:
- a CDS encoding c-type cytochrome yields the protein MTHSLKLTLQASALLFAAVASTACNRADDPGIEYAPQMYESIPYDPLRQVNANTVNPMGINERTPVVGTVPRGKLNYYDHIGKDSVSIAEKTLKNPYAYTKANLEEGKVLYLRNCQHCHGEQGDGQGLVGQKFKGVPSYSTGAYKTMNEGHVYHVIEWGKGRMMPHGSQVNPEERWKIAMYVRVLQQGKGPDGLAEMVKSGSATADVPTADSPMSSGDMNENMTQAGSRKASLTPGQGDTATNGKAN from the coding sequence ATGACGCATTCGCTGAAACTAACTCTGCAGGCGTCGGCATTGCTGTTCGCCGCGGTGGCCTCCACCGCCTGTAATCGGGCCGATGATCCGGGCATCGAGTATGCGCCGCAGATGTACGAGTCCATTCCGTATGATCCGCTCCGTCAGGTTAACGCCAACACGGTAAACCCTATGGGTATCAACGAGCGCACCCCCGTGGTGGGCACCGTTCCCCGGGGCAAGCTGAACTACTACGACCACATCGGCAAAGACAGCGTGTCTATTGCTGAAAAGACGCTGAAGAACCCCTACGCTTATACTAAAGCAAATCTGGAAGAAGGCAAGGTACTGTACTTGCGCAACTGCCAGCATTGCCACGGTGAGCAGGGCGACGGGCAGGGTCTGGTAGGGCAGAAGTTCAAGGGTGTGCCGAGCTACTCAACCGGTGCTTACAAGACCATGAACGAAGGCCATGTGTACCATGTAATTGAGTGGGGCAAAGGCCGCATGATGCCGCATGGCTCGCAGGTGAACCCGGAAGAACGCTGGAAAATTGCTATGTACGTCCGCGTACTGCAGCAAGGCAAAGGCCCCGATGGACTGGCTGAGATGGTGAAGTCCGGTAGCGCTACTGCTGACGTTCCTACTGCCGACTCGCCTATGAGTTCAGGTGATATGAACGAGAATATGACCCAGGCAGGCTCCCGTAAAGCCTCGCTCACGCCTGGTCAGGGTGATACTGCAACTAACGGCAAGGCTAACTAA
- a CDS encoding DUF3341 domain-containing protein: MTKRFALGIFDDEDVLLHAVENVRAAGVKIYEVFTPFPIHGIDDAMGIERSRLPIAAFFYGMTGLAFALWLQIYTLGVDWPMIIGGKPHIALPAFIPVAFELTVFFCCHGMVITFYAISKLYPRWKTPVLDVRSTDDKFVMAIELKEGTDLGHLTQLLRANGASEVNEKEMSKF; this comes from the coding sequence ATGACTAAGCGCTTCGCCCTCGGTATCTTCGACGACGAAGACGTGCTGCTGCACGCCGTTGAAAACGTCCGCGCAGCGGGCGTTAAGATCTACGAAGTTTTCACGCCGTTCCCGATTCACGGCATCGACGATGCCATGGGCATCGAACGTTCACGCCTCCCCATTGCCGCTTTCTTCTACGGCATGACCGGCCTAGCCTTCGCCCTGTGGCTGCAGATTTACACCCTCGGGGTAGACTGGCCGATGATTATTGGTGGTAAGCCGCACATTGCGCTGCCCGCCTTTATTCCGGTTGCCTTTGAGCTCACAGTGTTCTTCTGCTGCCACGGCATGGTAATTACCTTCTATGCCATCAGTAAGCTCTATCCCCGCTGGAAAACTCCGGTACTGGACGTACGCTCTACCGATGACAAGTTTGTTATGGCTATTGAGCTGAAAGAAGGTACGGACCTGGGCCACCTGACCCAGTTGCTGCGTGCCAACGGTGCTTCGGAAGTGAACGAAAAAGAAATGTCTAAGTTCTAA